One window of Papaver somniferum cultivar HN1 chromosome 9, ASM357369v1, whole genome shotgun sequence genomic DNA carries:
- the LOC113308810 gene encoding uncharacterized protein LOC113308810 produces the protein MKLEGHDAIKEACRAVANWKFRSTVYISATVEKALEDAATWFRNDASDSLQKAMKRNRMIFNHPDHGICGGLPVQIIQSIVKYTRIAFTLSSRTQRFVLIKPKAFEEGIIPELLNTIESNCLYMKGLKLVKKSEVPDSVAWSDDNSSSSGETQAEEFGIALIAWLPGSMFDTEGSLIIGKDLIGDHVSR, from the exons ATGAAATTGGAAGGACATGATGCTATCAAGGAAGCTTGTCGAGCGGTAGCAAACTGGAAATTCAG GTCAACTGTTTACATTAGTGCTACAGTTGAAAAGGCACTAGAAGATGCTGCAACCTGGTTCCGCAATGATGCTTCTGACTCTTTACAAAAAGCAATGAAGAGGAACAGAATGATATTCAACCACCCTGACCACGGCATATGTGGTGGCTTGCCAGTACAAATTATACAAAGCATAGTGAAATACACCCGAATCGCTTTTACCCTCTCAAG TAGAACTCAGCGGTTCGTCCTAATCAAGCCAAAGGCTTTCGAGGAAGGAATTATACCAGAGTTGCTAAATACTATTGAGAGTAACTGCCTTTACATGAAAG GGTTAAAGCTGGTAAAAAAGTCTGAAGTTCCCGACAGTGTTGCGTGGTCTGATGATAATTCTTCTTCCTCGGGTGAAACTCAGGCTGAAGAATTTGGTATTGCTTTAATCGCGTGGCTTCCAGGTTCAATGTTTGATACAGAAGGTTCCTTGATCATCGGGAAAGATTTAATTGGGGATCATGTTAGCAGATAA